The genomic stretch ATTGTTGTTGTTCAAACTGTTGTTCAATTTTCTGAAAATGCCAGATTTGCTTCTGGCGCTTGCTTAGGGCATCGAATAATGCAGAAACTGGATGGGACACGGCACCCAGGCCATGCGTTTTTTCCTGTCCCAATGCAAAACCATACAATTCCCTTCGTTCCATGGAATCCCGGTAGTAGTCAATTCGCCTGCCTTTTACCTGAATTTCATTGAGCAGATAACCCGTGGGGCGCAAAAAAACATTTACAATAGCGCCGTTTTTCCCCATGATTCGAATCTGCATACTATCAGGCGCATAACCGATATAAGAGAACACAATCCAATCATGCAAACGTGCATGGATGCGATACGCACCTGCCGTGTCCGTGAGCGTGCCTTCTCCTGTGGTTCGGTTGATGACTGTGGCTCCTGCCAGGGGCAGGCGGGTTGTATTATCCATCACTTTCCCGAACACTATATCCTGGGCGTGTAGTTTTACGGGTAACAACCCTGCCATGAGCAGGAGGGGAAGCAGCCATAAAGGCCATGGTCCATATTTCCGGAATAAGTGATGACTCACTGCTGCATGTTTCTGACCCTTAACGGGAAGTTGCAAAATACATTTTTCTGTACAGGCATGATGAAACCTACGATTATGCGGCGTGTTTTCGCATTCTGTTATGCATAAAATCGCAGAAAAAAATGTACATTCCCTGAAATGAAAACCATATGGGCAGCAGGATGACAGGGAAATGGTATCTGCTATTCGGTTTGCAAATGATATGGGGTGTTCAGGCGTTGTATGCACAATCTGCGTGTACGGGCACAATCAGGGATGCTCAAACCCATTTCCCTTTGTATCCGGCCACTGTACAGAATCGCACGGCTGGCGTGTATGCATTGACGAATCCCGATGGCAGCTTTGCTGTGATAGCCCGGCCGGGAGATACCATCTGGATTGCCTTTCTGGGCTATGAAACTGATACGCTGGTGATGACGCAAAACATGGCTCATCATCCGGTAGAGATTGAGCTTAAGCCCCTCACACATAGGTTGCAGCCAGTGGTTGTGCATGGCGGATTGAATCCCTATCAGATTGATTCCATCCAACGCATGCAGTTGTTCGGCGCTTATTTATCACGTGCCAGTCAGCCATTGGCAGGCACCTACACACCTTCTGGCTTTGGCATTGTACTGAGTCCCTTTACTTATTTTTCCCGCAAACAACGCAGCCTGCGTAAGTTCAGGCGCATGTTTGAAGCTTATGAACAGGCTGAGCGAAAAAAATATTATCAAAGCCTGCAATTACAAATCCTTGCTGAGAAATACAGTCCAGAACACATAACGGAACTCACTGGGCTGAAGGGCGATTCCCTGCAGCTATTTCTGCATGCCATGCCGCCTGATACCAGTTTTTTGCTTCAGGCCCCTCAGGATGCAGTGGATATGTATATTCGCCAACAGTATCAGAAGTTTCTGCATCAGAAAAAGAACGATTGATGAACTTTACATCAACTGCTGAAAATATGATAATTTCGGAACTATATGCCTCTTCAACCCGATCAGCCATACCTGAGTTTATATGAACTTTCGCTCCGGATTAAAAACACGGTACAGCAGGCATTTCCGGAGCGGATATGGATTAAAGCAGAAATCCATAAACTCAACTATTATCCGCACTCAGGGCATTGCTATCCTGATCTCGTGGAAAAGAGGGATGATAAGATTGTAGCAGAAATGCGTGGCTTGCTGTGGAGTGGTAATTATCGCAGAATCAATATGGCCTTTCAACGCCTTACCAGTGAGCCACTGCGCGATGGGCTCAAAGTGCTGTGTTCGGTGGAAATTATATTTGATCCCAAAAGAGGTATAGCTTTATTAATTCATGATATCGATCCCAGCTTTACCCTGGGTGATCTGGAAAAAGAAAAGCAACAGACTATTCAGCGATTGAAACAGGAAGGATATTTTGATTGCAACCTCCGGCTGCCACTCCCGCTTTTACCCAAACGCATAGCTATTATTTCTGCGCTTACCAGCCGCGGATATGCTGATTTTATGAATGTGCTTCAACAACGAAGCAATCAATATCAGATCATCTGCAAATTATTTCCTGCATGGCTGCAGGGCGAAAAAGCCGTTGCATCCATCATCAGCCAGCTCCGCCATATCAGGCGATATAAAGATGTTTTTGATGTAGTAGCTATCATTCGTGGTGGTGGCGGAGAAACAGGTCTTGCAGCTTTTAATGAATACCTGCTTGCAAAAGAAGTAGCTACATTTCCATTGCCTGTATTGACAGGTATCGGTCATGCTACCAACCAGACAGTCACGGAAATGGTGGCTTGTGTGAATTGCATCACACCCACCAAACTCGCTGAGTTTCTCATAGAACGTTTCGATGCATTTGCTGATATCCTGCACAAGGCTGAAGATACCCTTGTTCGTTTTACACGCACGCAAATGCACATGCATAATGAACAATTGTTGCGTACAGGTAGGCAGCTGAAAGTGTATGTGTCCCATGATCTCATGCAGCATCGCCAGCAAATCATGTATGAACAAAAAACGTTGAATAAAGCTTGTACACGTGCCTTGCAGCAACATCAGGCAGAAATGTATATGCTGGCACGCATGATAGGAAAAGAAAGCAGGCATTTGCTGCAGCAAAACTGGCATATTATCCTGCAATGGCCCGCTGGTTTTGAAAAAAATATCAGGCAGTTTATTTCACAACTTCATCAGCAAATGGATATCTGGGAAAAACAAATTCATTGGTATGATCCGATTCATATGATGAAAAGAGGATTTAACATTACATTGCATAACGGTAAACTTGTAAACAGTGTTACCCAGCTTCAACCCAATGATCGAATTACCACACGCTTTGTTGATGGAGAAGTGGATAGCCATATTGAACAGATCCGGGATATTTCAGCTTCATCATAATTAATCATCCATATGATGTCAGAAGAAATCAGCTATACACAGGCATTTGAAGAACTTCAGAAGATTGTGAGTTTGATAGAGCGTGGAGAAATCACCATTGATGAACTCTCTGCACAGGTGAAGCGTGCAGCTTTCCTGATCCGGATATGCAGGCAGAAATTGGCAGAAACCGAACAGGACATAGAAGAAGTATTGAGAAGTATTGAAGAAGATAGGAAAAATTCTTCTGCAGATGATCAAAATCAGGCAGAGAGTGATAATTTGCCGTTTTAAATTTTCTCCATCCATGCTTGCTTAACGAGCCCCAACTATGGCAGCATCCAGCAGGAAGGTTATGATCATTATCAATGATGATCAGTTTTTTTGTTCTCATTTTCTTCCCTTGTTTTCACGCGTATTTCATGATCAATCCTGTTGTGTATATGTGATTAGCCGTGATAATGGTTATCGTAAAACCATTGAGCAGGCAGGATTTACCTTTATTTCAGTCGCCGTGCGAAGAGGAAAAGGAGATATATGGCATAATGTTTTGTTTTTTCTGCAATTGATTCGTTTATATGTGGTGTATAAACCCGATGTGGTTTTGCTGATTTCATTGAAGATTATTGTATTCGGTTCACTGGCTGCGTTTTTTTCACCTTCTTTGCGAGTATTGAATTATTTCAGCGGACTGGGTCATGTGTTTTTGTTACCTGAAAACCATTGGATGCGAAGGATAATACATTGGCTACTCTGGTTCATAGGCAAAAGAAAAAACAATTGGTATTTGTTTGAAACAAAAGATGATCAGCAACTGATATATCATATCATCCAATCATCGTATGATCATTATCTGGTGATGCACGGATTGGGTGTGCCCTTGCAGGAATTTAAGTTTACGGAATTACCGGATCAGCATCCGATGATTGTTTTATTTCCCGCACGCATCATCAGTACAAAGGGATTGTTTGAATTGCATCAGCTGGCGAAAAATTTCCAGCAGGAATGGCAGGGCAGAATTAAATTTTTGCTTGCTGGTAAAATAGATCCTTACAATCCGGCCTATATTGATCCTCAAAAACTTCATGAATTATTGATTCCCGGATATCTGGAATGGCTGGGTTATGTGCAGGATATGGCTACCTGTTATGCCCAAGCCGATGTGGTGATACTGCTTTCTTACCGGGAAGGTGTGCCGCGTGTGCTGATGGAAGCCTGTGCTGCTGGCCGTCCCATTGTTACTTTTGATGTACCGGGATGCCGGGAATGTGTGTGGGAAGGGAAAAACGGCTTTCTAATTCCGTTTGGAGATATGGCAGCTTTGCATGAAAAAATCAATCTGATTGCTTCTGATCCACAGTTGAGAAAAGCCATGGGCGCTTGTTCCAGACAAATAGCAGAAGAGAATTTTGATATTGAGGATGCAACAAAACGTTGGAAAGCCTTGTTGGGTAAATTTCTCCCTGGTGGTGTCTAACGGCTTCGATAACGCAAAGAAATAGTAACTTACTGCATAAACTTTCGGCACAATGGCAGAAGGGGAAATACTCTGGCAGCCTTCCGATGCAGTCTGGCAGGCGAGTCATCTGGCGCATTATGTGCAATGGCTGTCGCGCGAAAAGCGGTTATCTTTTCATGATTACGCTGCGTTGTGGCAATGGTCGGTACGCGATATTCCCGCATTCTGGCAGTCTGTCTGGGAATATTTTGCACTTCCACAACCGGATGAACTTGTGG from Thermoflavifilum aggregans encodes the following:
- a CDS encoding carboxypeptidase-like regulatory domain-containing protein, whose amino-acid sequence is MSHHLFRKYGPWPLWLLPLLLMAGLLPVKLHAQDIVFGKVMDNTTRLPLAGATVINRTTGEGTLTDTAGAYRIHARLHDWIVFSYIGYAPDSMQIRIMGKNGAIVNVFLRPTGYLLNEIQVKGRRIDYYRDSMERRELYGFALGQEKTHGLGAVSHPVSALFDALSKRQKQIWHFQKIEQQFEQQQYIASRIKVSLVEQLTGLHGDTLKLFLENYYHPDYEWVRFASDYDLYADILKAARQFKAILPTYAPLHDSLFLHAIDDTLVHPKNKP
- a CDS encoding peptidase associated/transthyretin-like domain-containing protein — its product is MGSRMTGKWYLLFGLQMIWGVQALYAQSACTGTIRDAQTHFPLYPATVQNRTAGVYALTNPDGSFAVIARPGDTIWIAFLGYETDTLVMTQNMAHHPVEIELKPLTHRLQPVVVHGGLNPYQIDSIQRMQLFGAYLSRASQPLAGTYTPSGFGIVLSPFTYFSRKQRSLRKFRRMFEAYEQAERKKYYQSLQLQILAEKYSPEHITELTGLKGDSLQLFLHAMPPDTSFLLQAPQDAVDMYIRQQYQKFLHQKKND
- the xseA gene encoding exodeoxyribonuclease VII large subunit — encoded protein: MPLQPDQPYLSLYELSLRIKNTVQQAFPERIWIKAEIHKLNYYPHSGHCYPDLVEKRDDKIVAEMRGLLWSGNYRRINMAFQRLTSEPLRDGLKVLCSVEIIFDPKRGIALLIHDIDPSFTLGDLEKEKQQTIQRLKQEGYFDCNLRLPLPLLPKRIAIISALTSRGYADFMNVLQQRSNQYQIICKLFPAWLQGEKAVASIISQLRHIRRYKDVFDVVAIIRGGGGETGLAAFNEYLLAKEVATFPLPVLTGIGHATNQTVTEMVACVNCITPTKLAEFLIERFDAFADILHKAEDTLVRFTRTQMHMHNEQLLRTGRQLKVYVSHDLMQHRQQIMYEQKTLNKACTRALQQHQAEMYMLARMIGKESRHLLQQNWHIILQWPAGFEKNIRQFISQLHQQMDIWEKQIHWYDPIHMMKRGFNITLHNGKLVNSVTQLQPNDRITTRFVDGEVDSHIEQIRDISASS
- the xseB gene encoding exodeoxyribonuclease VII small subunit translates to MSEEISYTQAFEELQKIVSLIERGEITIDELSAQVKRAAFLIRICRQKLAETEQDIEEVLRSIEEDRKNSSADDQNQAESDNLPF
- a CDS encoding glycosyltransferase family 4 protein translates to MIIINDDQFFCSHFLPLFSRVFHDQSCCVYVISRDNGYRKTIEQAGFTFISVAVRRGKGDIWHNVLFFLQLIRLYVVYKPDVVLLISLKIIVFGSLAAFFSPSLRVLNYFSGLGHVFLLPENHWMRRIIHWLLWFIGKRKNNWYLFETKDDQQLIYHIIQSSYDHYLVMHGLGVPLQEFKFTELPDQHPMIVLFPARIISTKGLFELHQLAKNFQQEWQGRIKFLLAGKIDPYNPAYIDPQKLHELLIPGYLEWLGYVQDMATCYAQADVVILLSYREGVPRVLMEACAAGRPIVTFDVPGCRECVWEGKNGFLIPFGDMAALHEKINLIASDPQLRKAMGACSRQIAEENFDIEDATKRWKALLGKFLPGGV